Within the Hevea brasiliensis isolate MT/VB/25A 57/8 chromosome 2, ASM3005281v1, whole genome shotgun sequence genome, the region ACTTTTCTTTCTCAGTCTCTCTGTATCCCACTATGATACATACAGATACATATacccttctctttatcttttggaTAAAGAATTTGAGCATATATATAGGATGCTCCGATTTTGCTCCGATTTGGCTAGATATATATGGCCCTTGGCTTTGTTATGAGGCGTTTATAACCATGAAGCAGATCGTACGTACTTTCGTATATGGTGATGGGATAGGCAACAGGAACACGGCCATATTGATCTTGTGATTCCTTCCAGATATATGCATAAGTTCGACGTtctgataaaagaagaaaagaacaGATGCGTCAAGTGTATATGTGACTCAACTTGGTGACGCATCAACAAATAAAAAAGCTTCAACTCATTGAAATATACAATTGTTTTTTAGTGAGAGCTAGCTAATATGATCCTGCCTTCTCAAGAATATCACtgtctcttcttttttcttttcttttcttttcttttttctatgcaaaagggagaatttttcttttcttttttaagcaTATCAAGCCCTAGATAATTAATATCAGGTGGATTTCTCTCTAGAAGGAAAGTCAATGACAAAAGAACCAAAAAAATTACATATTATAGATAGAAGGATATTTGCTTTTCTGGGATTTAACCTATTGTTCTGTGATCTTAATTATTCTCCATTTAGATACGAGGTCTCTCTCTTTCTATGCCCATCATTTTTTTGGCTAACCTGTGcttaagattaaattaatttcaaatatttattttgaatgaaATCAATGACCCAAATTAACATAACTTATcatcatatttttattaatttaggaGGATCTAAAATAAGATTTTAGCCCTTTTATTAATTAGCTAGGAGTTCATACGGAGATCAGTATTCACATTATATATTATTCTAAAATTAATTCAACTCTTAATTATTTACAAATTACTATATTCACTAAATGGGGCCAACATCTAGAAAGACATTATCAGTGAATAGATGGGCTGGTAGGTGTGTTGCTATTAATTAGCGCATAATAATTTAGTGTTGTTATTTCACGATGAAGAAGTAAATGAAGAtactaaaagaaaagaaaagaaaagccaaCCGCATATTCCAGGGCTTTAAATTAAGCCAATTTTCGGCATAGATGGCAAACCAATTAAAGGATGCTTAAGAACTAATGTATATATGCGCAGAATATCTGAAGAAATTGTGCAACGTGTAGATTTCTAGATTGGCCTTCTTCAGGAAACGGCGCCCTCCATGTACGGACTTTACGGCGTTTTGatttgcttatatatatatacatatatataatctTCCCATGGCATGAACGGAAGCATCTTTGCTTTCCAAATCTCCATCTTTTTATCTCCTCCCGTCAGCTTTCGTTTTTCATGCCTTCAACTTATGCGAATCTTACTTTgacgttttaaaaaaaaaaaaaaagaaattaaaaaaaagctACCCATTGGATAAAACCAAATTCCCTTTACACCTCAACGCATGCAGATGCTCGGTGTTCCCCCTTTCCCTCAGATCATGAAAATGAATacaagggaaaaaaaaaacagTAGCTATGTATTCAATTGTGTGTTTATCATCACAATGGCTTCCTAAAAAGCTCGattttattaaaagaaaaattgaaaATGCCTTAAGATCTAGAATAAGTCATGAGTGTGGAAAAAGACGACAAATGGGATGGTTCACTACGAGGACACAAGTTGCCCTTAAGAATCTAAAAATTAATCCTATACAGGTCTCATTTTGCATGTAAATATTCTCATAAAGTATACGCAGATTGAAATGTCTTTATCAAGTAATCATCAAGGGTACTTTGGGAATCATATTAGTGACGCACTTACGTTAACATTTTATATATTCTTTTTCAGCTGATATTCcatgataatataataatattaaaaaaaaaaaacacacacacaaAACACACTTCGACCACCACCTTGTGGCCTGTATAAATACGTCTCCAAGGGTTTCAAGTTCCTCACAAGCAAATTCGAGCCTTCTAGTTCTCTTAAGAAACTTCACAGATTTCCAACTCCTACTACTATTCAATCGTATATCTAGCTAAGCTAGCCATGGATGCAGTGACAAGACTGGTTGCTGAGAGGCCACTGGTGATATTCAGCAAGAGCACCTGTGACATGTGTCACTCCATTAAGACACTGATACGTGGTTTTGGGGCAAATCCTACAGTTTATGAGCTCGATCAAATTCCAAACGGCCAGCAAATTGAAAGAGCATTGCAGCAGCTAGGGTGTCAGAACGTACCAGCTGTGTTCATAGGCGGCGAGTGTGTGGGTGGAGATAGGCAGGTCATGAGCTTACTGGTCAAGAACCAGTTAGGTCCATTGCTGAAGAGGGCTGGAGCCATATGGGTCTGGAACGACTAGTGATTTCTTAATTAATTACCAGGAAACTCTACTGCAATGTTGCCAATGCTAAGGTCGAATAATTAAGGGTGTCTTTCTACTTCTTtcatctttcttttttctttttcttcccccTGTTTTGAGTAGCAGAAAGTGTGGAGAGCTAAGCATCAAGTCATCTATAGAGTCTAGACTCCTTAGGATTTATGAACTTATTTTAGCACTTAGCTAGGCCAAGGCATGCAGGGTTAACTCTTTTTATGTTAGCTAGCTAGGGTCTTGcctttttaactttaattaaatgtgtaatgcctGTTGCCCATTATAAATAAAAGTAAAGTtacctttattaataaaatatatacatgcTGCATGAACTATACATGCATATATaaacatatatttaatttatataattaaatatcagaaaataGTACTGCACTTTTATGTATAAAAGAGcttgaaagaaaaaagaaaaaacaaaagaaTGATCAGGTGAAATTTAGTGGAAGCAATCTGATGTTTATAAGTTAATTCTAACTTTAATTGGagtaaaataaataaagtaaataaaaaataaaaaataaagaaagttaATAGTATGATAAATTGAATGTCTTAAATGTTGCATATAAAGCAAGTAAAAGTAGCTCACATTCAATAGACTATCACATTAAGCTATTTGTGGGTAGTAATAGGATTATCTTCTATCAGCGAAACAAGCATGATTTGATTGATAGTCTTTTTCATTGAATGCATTACAAGAGATGATGGTTAATGTTCCTCTGTCTCtatcaaattaataaatatgAATTCTCTTATTTGTGTCGAATGATACGGAGTTAACTTAGCAGAATTTATTGTAAGTCATTCAATACGTTGCATTTCCTTCATGTCTACACATCCCTCCCTTCTTG harbors:
- the LOC110634761 gene encoding monothiol glutaredoxin-S6, whose amino-acid sequence is MDAVTRLVAERPLVIFSKSTCDMCHSIKTLIRGFGANPTVYELDQIPNGQQIERALQQLGCQNVPAVFIGGECVGGDRQVMSLLVKNQLGPLLKRAGAIWVWND